In Sphingobacterium sp. R2, the genomic stretch TTCCCTAAATAAATACACAGTGCTCCACCTAACAATCCACCAATATTAATTCCCGCGTAAAACATCCCATATCCAGCGTCACGACGAACATCACCTTCTTTGTAAAGCTCACCTACCATTGAGGAAATATTAGGCTTAAAGAAGCCCGTACCAATAATAGAACAAGTAATACCAAAATAAAAAAGGTCGTGTGGATTATAAGCTATGATAAGATTGCCGATTGCCATAATCAATCCGCCAAAGATAAGGGATTTTTTAAACCCTAAAATCTTATCAGCAAAGATACCGCCAATGAACGTAAAGGCGTATATAAAAGCCTGTATGGCACCATATTTAAGATTGGCATCCTTCTCAAACAATCCAAGTTGATCTGTCATAAAAATGACCAAAACACCTCGCATGCCGTAAAAACAAAATCGCTCCCACATCTCGATGGTAAATAAATACCACAATTGCTTAGGATACTTTCCTTCAAAATTTTGAATCTCTTCTAGCGACTCCCTTGTACTAACCTCCATACTAATTTATATTAATCAAAAAAGCTTCTTTCATAGAAGAAGCTTACATATTTATTATTTAATTCCGTGCATCAATCGTTTAATCAAAGGATTAAACAGCATCACTAGCAAGCCTGCCAAAGCTGGAATTGCCGTAAACAAGAAGAAAAAGTAGCTCAATGAGTGTTCCTCTTGAATGGTCTCTACCTGTCCTCCTAATACGGCCGCAACCTTCTGCGCAATGGCGATTGCCAAATACCAGATTCCAAACATAAAAGCAAGCATCCGCGCGGGCACTAATTTCGACACATAAGATAGACCTACAGGCGAAATAAATAATTCACCCAATGTATGGAACAAATAGGTTAGTACCAAAAAAACCATCGAGATTTTAGTACCTTGACTTATTCCCATCGATCCTAATCCAATAATCAAAAATCCAATCGCAACCAAGATCAGACCAAAGCCATATTTAAAAGCCGCAGATGGATTGTATTTGGACTCCCAAATTTTGGATACGGTAGAAGCTAGTGCAATAATAAAAAATGAGTTTAGGATTGAAAACCAAGAGACTTTAATTTCTGACGCCTCCTTGTTAAATTCTTTATATAACATCCAAATAGCAGCAGCCCAAATCAAGCCAAAACAAATGAACAATACGATATTGGAGATCGCGATTTTATTCCAGGTTACTTTTGCCAATTTGATCAGAACCCAAGTAATAATTGAGAGAGGGACGATGGTTAACAAGCCATTCACCACATTAAAAGTTGTCAACGCAGCTCCGCTAAGGACTCGATCAATGTTGTCCCTTGCCACAATAACCAATGAAGTTGCTCCTTGTTCGAAACTCATGAAAAAGAACACAAGGAAAAAGGCTAGTAGTACTACGGCAAACATACGGTCTCTAACCACTTTATCATAACGTAGTATACGAGTAACAATCAGATATACAAAAAGAATCAACGCTACGATTACCATGATATACTGCCCTCTTAAAAAAGGGGTATCCAAACGCGAAAATACGTCCACAATACCATTCTTAGACAATGGATCATTAAAAGCGTATACGAACCCAATAATAGAGACTACAGCTATCAATACATAATCACGCAGGGT encodes the following:
- a CDS encoding peptide MFS transporter, with the translated sequence MGRLNGDIANSPSTDFFKSNVLGQRSGLFVLFFTEMWERFSFYGMRVLLMQFLTAAVIQGSPFSGWSWTAQQAGALYGTYAMMLYLTPILGGIIADKYIGSRKAVIIGSAVMTLGHAAMAFDTSIMFFLGLVCLVIGTGFFKPNMPSILGEMYKDLPEKKDGAYTIFYMGVNAGAFFGMMLCGYIAETYGWHWGFGLAGIFMLLGTLQFVFAKPLMGNLGVLNKSVAEGQKVVTEDTDTRNPFTLRDYVLIAVVSIIGFVYAFNDPLSKNGIVDVFSRLDTPFLRGQYIMVIVALILFVYLIVTRILRYDKVVRDRMFAVVLLAFFLVFFFMSFEQGATSLVIVARDNIDRVLSGAALTTFNVVNGLLTIVPLSIITWVLIKLAKVTWNKIAISNIVLFICFGLIWAAAIWMLYKEFNKEASEIKVSWFSILNSFFIIALASTVSKIWESKYNPSAAFKYGFGLILVAIGFLIIGLGSMGISQGTKISMVFLVLTYLFHTLGELFISPVGLSYVSKLVPARMLAFMFGIWYLAIAIAQKVAAVLGGQVETIQEEHSLSYFFFLFTAIPALAGLLVMLFNPLIKRLMHGIK